The following proteins are encoded in a genomic region of Hemibagrus wyckioides isolate EC202008001 linkage group LG29, SWU_Hwy_1.0, whole genome shotgun sequence:
- the cfap36 gene encoding cilia- and flagella-associated protein 36 — MAEDSEWVVESIAGFLGSPEWLIPLTDFIENKCSVFDDEEENKLSYTEIHQQYKQLVEKLLENYMQEVGISEQQFLDACSSPFAKSKALQALFQPVLATNDFQMFRSLMVQKNVELQLQALRVIKERNGALPECLTDGTDVMSELEQQEMQILQEVLKRSKEEYEEEIARRELFAQKVGSTSTGLCEEPVRNGTDPQAAAHTAAQPINIHSKKEDKEKSERSSAIRSPKASDNCSTEIKTLAAVRVPVKAPPPQMMMSREKSGQQAAESWLEEARKEAGISKPFRELTVAQQEQLQQRAEYLRQQRDKLQALKKEQKGKSGAAEETLSPTPTPTPAPPTQEISVEEKKKLQKRKHLAEKLKEEVIKK, encoded by the exons TGTTCGATGATGAGGAGGAAAATAAGTTATCGTATACAGAAATCCATCAGCAGTACAAACAGTTG GTAGAAAAGCTGTTAGAAAACTACATGCAGGAAGTAGGCATCAGTGAACAGCAGTTTCTGGACGCCTGCTCGTCTCCTTTTGCAAAGTCGAAAGCCTTGCAG GCTCTGTTCCAGCCGGTGCTGGCCACAAATGACTTTCAGATGTTTCGCTCCCTGATGGTGCAGAAGAACGTGGAGCTGCAGCTTCAGGCCCTGCGTGTCATCAAGGAGAGGAACG gagccCTGCCTGAGTGTTTGACCGACGGTACAGATGTGATGAGTGAACTGGAGCAGCAGGAGATGCAGATCCTCCAGGAGGTTCTCAA GCGGTCAAAAGAGGAGTACGAGGAGGAGATCGCTCGCAGAGAACTCTTTGCTCAGAAGGTCGGTTCCACGTCCACAGGGCTCTGCGAGGAACCGGTCAGAAACGGCACCGACCCTCAGGCCGCCGCCCACACAGCCGCCCAGCCAATCAACATCCACAGCAAG AAAGAAGACAAGGAGAAATCTGAGAGAAGTTCAGCCATTAGATCTCCTAAAGCCTCTG ATAATTGTAGCACAGAGATAAAGACACTAGCAGCAGTCCGGGTTCCGGTTAAAGCTCCTCCACCACAGATGATGATGTCCAGGGAGAAGAGTGGCCAGCAGGCAGCAGAGAGCTGGTTAGAGGAGGCACGGAAGGAAGCAGGAATCTCCAAACCCTTCCGA gagctgaCGGTGGCACAGCAGGAGCAGCTGCAGCAGAGAGCTGAGTATCTGAGGCAGCAGAGGGACAAACTGCAGGCGCTGAAGAAAGAGCAGAAAGGGAAATCCGGTGCCGCTGAGGAAACCCTGTCACCGACGCCCACGCCCACGCCGGCTCCGCCCACACAG GAAATCTCAGttgaggagaagaagaagttgCAGAAGAGAAAACACCTGGCGGAGAAACTGAAAGAAGAAGTGATTAAAAAATAA